From Synechococcus sp. A10-1-5-1, a single genomic window includes:
- the panB gene encoding 3-methyl-2-oxobutanoate hydroxymethyltransferase: MRPADLLTCKQEGRPIAVLTAWDALSAALVEDAGADAILVGDSLAMVVLGHATTLPVTLEEMVMHTRAVGRGLQRPANQQPLIITDLPFLSYQCGVDQAVAAAGQVLKNSPASAVKLEGGEPETLAVVDRLVRSGIPVMGHLGLTPQSVHRLGYRRQANDPISQERLKRCARDLQAAGCFSLVLEHVPAELARALSQELTIPVIGIGAGEQCDGQVRVTADLLGLTAKQPPFCPPLIQGRALCVEALRGWVGALQPAPPTTPATPAGPHYSEPSPLDH, encoded by the coding sequence GTGCGACCTGCTGATCTGCTCACGTGCAAGCAGGAGGGCCGGCCAATCGCCGTCCTCACGGCCTGGGATGCGCTCTCCGCGGCCCTGGTGGAGGACGCAGGGGCAGACGCGATCCTGGTGGGTGACTCCCTGGCCATGGTCGTCCTGGGGCACGCCACCACCCTTCCGGTCACCCTGGAGGAGATGGTGATGCACACCCGGGCCGTTGGCCGCGGGCTGCAGCGCCCCGCCAATCAGCAGCCGCTGATCATCACGGATCTGCCATTCCTCAGCTACCAGTGCGGCGTGGACCAAGCCGTGGCCGCCGCCGGGCAAGTGCTGAAGAACAGCCCTGCATCCGCCGTGAAGCTGGAAGGCGGGGAACCGGAGACCTTGGCGGTTGTCGATCGCCTCGTGCGCTCCGGCATCCCGGTGATGGGCCACCTGGGGCTCACCCCCCAGTCGGTGCATCGCCTGGGCTATCGCCGCCAAGCGAACGACCCCATCAGCCAAGAGCGCCTGAAGCGCTGCGCCCGCGACCTGCAAGCCGCCGGTTGCTTTTCCCTGGTGCTTGAGCATGTCCCCGCTGAATTGGCCAGGGCCCTGAGCCAGGAGCTCACGATCCCCGTCATTGGCATCGGCGCTGGAGAGCAGTGCGATGGCCAGGTGCGCGTCACCGCCGATTTATTGGGGCTAACAGCCAAACAACCGCCCTTCTGCCCTCCCCTGATCCAGGGCCGCGCCCTCTGCGTTGAAGCTCTCAGGGGCTGGGTGGGTGCTCTGCAACCTGCTCCTCCCACCACGCCAGCCACTCCCGCAGGACCGCATTACTCAGAGCCAAGCCCTCTGGATCACTGA
- the hemW gene encoding radical SAM family heme chaperone HemW, translating into MAGAVAASRSEAACPIAAGLAQGGNRPSARRPPRSAYLHIPFCHRRCFYCDFPVVPLGDRAGGGAGQSGSRSIEAYLELITAEIAASPPGPPLSTVYVGGGTPSMLTAEQLQVLLRSLRNRYGLAPGAEISLELDPASFDQTRLQGYLQAGVNRVSLGGQSFDDQVLERLGRRHRRADLVEAAAWLQAARAQGELVSWSLDLIQGLPGATAQHWQQQLQQALALDPPHLSVYDLIVEPGTVFERLESNGQLQLPLEDLAADLMELTAGTLAAAGFGHYEISNYAQPGHASRHNRVYWSGAGWWGFGMGATAAPWGERQPRPRTREGYAAWLQRDPVEGPEPQPMPIDERVMVGLRRREGVMLSPLLAGLDQAELKRRWQPYLERGLLRREGGRWRLSDPEGLALSNAVLREWLAWWEEQVAEHPPSP; encoded by the coding sequence ATGGCGGGTGCTGTGGCTGCCAGTCGCTCGGAAGCAGCATGCCCTATTGCGGCGGGTTTGGCCCAGGGAGGTAACCGGCCTTCAGCTCGCCGGCCGCCGCGCAGTGCCTACCTACACATCCCGTTTTGCCATCGGCGCTGCTTCTATTGCGACTTCCCGGTGGTGCCGCTGGGGGATCGGGCCGGTGGCGGAGCAGGGCAATCCGGCAGCCGCTCGATTGAGGCCTACCTGGAGCTGATCACGGCGGAAATCGCGGCCTCACCCCCCGGACCGCCCCTCTCAACCGTCTATGTGGGGGGCGGCACCCCCTCGATGCTCACGGCCGAGCAACTCCAGGTTCTGCTTCGGAGCCTGAGGAACCGCTATGGCTTGGCGCCCGGTGCCGAGATCAGCCTGGAGCTCGATCCCGCCAGCTTTGATCAGACGCGCCTGCAGGGCTATCTCCAGGCCGGGGTCAATCGGGTCAGCCTCGGTGGTCAGAGTTTCGATGATCAGGTGCTCGAGCGCCTCGGGCGGCGGCACCGCCGTGCTGATCTCGTGGAGGCGGCCGCCTGGCTGCAGGCTGCCCGGGCTCAAGGTGAGCTGGTGAGTTGGAGCTTGGATCTGATCCAGGGGCTGCCGGGAGCCACGGCCCAGCACTGGCAGCAGCAGCTGCAGCAGGCCCTCGCGCTCGATCCACCCCACCTCTCGGTCTATGACCTGATCGTTGAACCGGGAACGGTGTTTGAGCGGCTGGAGTCCAACGGGCAACTCCAGCTGCCCCTGGAGGACCTCGCCGCCGATTTGATGGAGCTCACGGCTGGAACCTTGGCCGCTGCAGGGTTTGGCCACTACGAGATCTCGAACTACGCCCAGCCCGGCCACGCCTCACGCCACAACCGCGTCTATTGGAGTGGTGCCGGCTGGTGGGGATTCGGGATGGGGGCGACAGCGGCCCCTTGGGGCGAGCGCCAACCGCGGCCCCGCACCCGTGAGGGCTACGCCGCATGGCTGCAGCGTGACCCAGTCGAGGGCCCCGAACCCCAGCCCATGCCCATCGATGAGCGGGTGATGGTCGGCCTCCGCCGGCGGGAGGGTGTGATGCTCTCGCCGCTGTTGGCTGGGTTGGATCAGGCGGAGCTGAAGCGCCGCTGGCAGCCTTATCTCGAGCGTGGCCTGCTCCGCCGTGAGGGCGGTCGCTGGCGTCTCAGTGATCCAGAGGGCTTGGCTCTGAGTAATGCGGTCCTGCGGGAGTGGCTGGCGTGGTGGGAGGAGCAGGTTGCAGAGCACCCACCCAGCCCCTGA
- a CDS encoding PIN/TRAM domain-containing protein — MVDTLILVLFVVSGAAAGWLGVDLLPEQQLIRIENIEQLSWILGGGGALAGLLAGVVFQRLRRRLMEQVRTMPTDLLVSRAVGLILGLLVANLLISPILFLSLPWELVLVKPLAAIAANVFFGVSGYNLAEVHGRTLLRLFNPNSTEALLVADGVLMPASAKILDTSVIIDGRIRGLLDSGLLEGQVIVAQAVIDELQALADSSNTEKRGKGRRGLKLLSNLRERYGRRLVVNTTRYEGNGVDDKLLKLTADTGGTLLTADYNLAKVGEVQELKVMNLSELVIALRPEVQPGDELSIKVVRDGKESHQGVGYLEDGTMVVVDGGHGLSGERLQVTVTGALQTPTGRMVFAKRDGWEGNESSGPTPPKGSGNNARNRSKSNGKRGEKGDQDPANPR; from the coding sequence ATGGTGGACACCCTCATCCTGGTGCTGTTCGTGGTCTCCGGAGCCGCCGCGGGCTGGCTCGGGGTGGATCTGCTGCCGGAGCAACAGTTGATCCGCATCGAGAACATTGAGCAGCTGAGCTGGATCCTCGGCGGCGGCGGTGCCCTCGCAGGCCTATTGGCGGGGGTGGTGTTCCAGCGGCTACGGCGCCGGCTGATGGAGCAGGTGCGCACCATGCCCACCGATCTGCTGGTGAGCCGAGCCGTGGGCTTGATCCTGGGCCTGCTCGTGGCCAATCTGCTGATCTCGCCGATCCTGTTCCTCTCCCTTCCCTGGGAGCTGGTGCTGGTGAAACCCCTGGCAGCCATCGCCGCCAACGTCTTCTTTGGCGTCTCGGGCTACAACCTCGCCGAGGTCCACGGCCGCACACTGCTGCGCCTGTTCAACCCCAACAGCACCGAAGCCCTGCTGGTGGCCGACGGGGTGCTGATGCCCGCCAGCGCCAAGATCCTCGATACGAGCGTGATCATCGATGGCCGCATCCGCGGCCTCTTGGATTCGGGGCTGCTGGAGGGACAGGTGATCGTGGCCCAGGCGGTGATCGATGAACTGCAGGCCCTGGCTGACTCCTCCAACACCGAAAAGCGCGGCAAGGGGCGGCGCGGGTTAAAGCTGCTGAGCAATCTGCGCGAGCGCTACGGGCGCCGCCTGGTGGTCAACACCACCCGCTACGAAGGCAACGGTGTCGACGACAAGCTGCTAAAGCTGACGGCAGACACCGGCGGCACCCTGCTCACGGCCGACTACAACCTCGCCAAAGTTGGCGAAGTGCAAGAGCTGAAGGTCATGAACCTCAGCGAACTGGTCATTGCCCTTCGGCCAGAAGTGCAGCCCGGCGATGAGCTCAGCATCAAGGTCGTCCGCGATGGCAAGGAATCCCATCAAGGGGTGGGTTACCTCGAGGACGGGACCATGGTGGTCGTCGATGGCGGCCACGGCCTCAGCGGTGAGCGCCTGCAGGTGACCGTCACCGGAGCCCTGCAGACCCCGACCGGTCGGATGGTCTTCGCCAAGCGCGATGGCTGGGAGGGGAATGAGAGCTCAGGCCCCACTCCTCCGAAGGGAAGCGGTAACAACGCACGCAATCGCAGCAAGTCCAACGGCAAACGCGGCGAGAAAGGCGATCAGGACCCCGCCAACCCCCGCTAG
- a CDS encoding ATP-dependent Clp protease proteolytic subunit has translation MSVSAPYYGDSAVMRTPPPDLPSLLLKERIVYLGLPLFSDDDAKRQMGIDVTELIIAQLLYLEFDNPEKPIFFYINSTGTSWYSGDAIGFETEAFAIADTIRYVKPPVHTICIGQAMGTAAMILSAGTKGHRAALPHASIVLHQPRSGARGQASDIQIRAQEVLHNKRTMLEMLAANTGKSTEELSKASDRMTYLTAEQAVDFGLIDRVLTSQKDLPSPVPGGIG, from the coding sequence ATGTCGGTGTCAGCCCCCTACTACGGCGATTCGGCCGTGATGCGCACCCCACCGCCCGACCTTCCCTCCCTTTTGCTGAAGGAGCGGATCGTCTACTTGGGTTTGCCCCTCTTCAGCGATGACGATGCCAAGCGTCAGATGGGCATCGATGTCACCGAGCTGATCATTGCCCAGCTCCTTTATCTGGAGTTCGACAACCCCGAGAAGCCGATTTTCTTCTACATCAACTCCACGGGCACCAGCTGGTACTCGGGCGATGCCATCGGCTTTGAAACCGAGGCCTTCGCCATCGCCGACACGATCCGCTACGTGAAGCCCCCGGTGCACACCATCTGCATCGGTCAGGCCATGGGCACCGCCGCGATGATCCTGAGCGCAGGCACCAAGGGCCATCGGGCCGCCCTGCCCCACGCCTCGATCGTGCTCCACCAGCCCCGCAGCGGTGCACGCGGCCAAGCCAGCGACATCCAAATCCGGGCCCAGGAGGTGCTGCACAACAAGCGCACCATGCTCGAGATGCTCGCGGCCAACACCGGCAAGAGCACCGAAGAACTCTCCAAGGCCTCCGATCGGATGACCTACCTGACCGCCGAGCAAGCGGTGGACTTCGGGCTGATTGACCGGGTCCTGACAAGCCAAAAAGACCTGCCCTCACCCGTGCCAGGCGGCATCGGCTGA
- a CDS encoding ATP-dependent Clp protease proteolytic subunit, which yields MPIGTPSVPYRLPGSQYERWVDIYTRLGVERILFLGSEVNDAIANSLVAQMLYLDSEDNSKPIYLYINSPGGSVTAGLAIYDTIQYIKSDVVTICVGLAASMGAFLLGAGTKGKRLALPHSRIMIHQPLGGTSQRQASDIEIEAREILRMKDMLNNNMAGMTGQPVEKIEKDTDRDYFMSAEEAMNYGLIDRVIAHPNEA from the coding sequence ATGCCCATCGGTACCCCGAGCGTTCCTTACCGCCTCCCCGGCAGCCAATACGAGCGTTGGGTTGACATCTACACGCGCCTTGGCGTTGAGCGGATCCTCTTCCTCGGCTCTGAGGTCAACGACGCCATTGCCAACAGCCTGGTGGCGCAAATGCTGTACCTCGACTCCGAGGACAACAGCAAGCCGATCTACCTGTACATCAACTCGCCCGGTGGCTCGGTGACCGCGGGTCTGGCGATCTACGACACGATCCAATACATCAAGAGTGACGTGGTGACCATCTGCGTGGGCCTGGCGGCCTCGATGGGCGCCTTCCTGCTGGGCGCCGGTACCAAGGGCAAGCGCCTGGCTCTGCCCCACAGCCGGATCATGATTCACCAACCCCTGGGCGGCACGAGCCAGCGCCAGGCCAGTGACATCGAGATCGAGGCGCGCGAGATCCTGCGCATGAAGGACATGCTCAACAACAACATGGCGGGCATGACGGGCCAACCGGTCGAGAAGATCGAGAAGGACACCGACCGGGACTACTTCATGAGCGCCGAGGAGGCCATGAACTACGGCCTGATCGACCGGGTGATCGCCCACCCCAACGAAGCCTGA
- the ilvC gene encoding ketol-acid reductoisomerase → MAKLYYDTDADLSLLNGKTVAIIGYGSQGHAHALNLKDSGVNVVVGLYEGSRSAEKAKADGLEVLSVSDASAKADWIMVLLPDETQKAVYDAEIAPHLSAGKVLSFAHGFNVRFELIKPPADVDVVMIAPKGPGHTVRWEYQNGQGVPALFAIHQDASGNARGLAMAYAKGIGGTRAGILETNFKEETETDLFGEQAVLCGGLSELVKAGFETLVEAGYQPELAYFECLHEVKLIVDLMVKGGLTAMRDSISNTAEYGDYVSGPRLITAETKAEMKRILGDIQDGTFARNFVAECEAGKPEMKKIRDRDSQHPIEKVGKGLRSMFSWLKAA, encoded by the coding sequence ATGGCCAAGCTGTACTACGACACCGATGCCGACCTCAGCCTGCTGAACGGCAAAACGGTGGCCATCATTGGCTACGGCTCCCAAGGCCACGCCCACGCCCTGAACCTCAAGGACAGCGGTGTGAACGTGGTGGTGGGCCTCTACGAAGGCAGCCGCTCCGCCGAGAAGGCCAAGGCAGATGGCCTGGAAGTCCTGAGCGTCAGCGACGCCTCCGCCAAGGCGGACTGGATCATGGTGCTGCTGCCCGATGAGACCCAGAAGGCCGTCTACGACGCCGAAATCGCCCCCCACCTCAGCGCCGGCAAAGTGCTGAGCTTTGCCCACGGCTTCAACGTCCGCTTCGAGCTGATCAAGCCCCCCGCTGACGTCGACGTCGTGATGATCGCCCCCAAGGGCCCCGGTCACACCGTCCGTTGGGAGTACCAGAACGGCCAGGGCGTCCCTGCTCTGTTCGCCATCCACCAGGACGCATCCGGCAACGCCCGTGGCCTGGCCATGGCCTACGCCAAAGGCATCGGCGGCACCCGCGCCGGCATCCTGGAGACCAACTTCAAGGAAGAGACCGAGACCGACCTCTTCGGTGAGCAGGCCGTGCTCTGCGGCGGCCTCTCCGAGCTGGTCAAGGCGGGCTTTGAGACCCTCGTGGAAGCGGGCTACCAGCCCGAGCTGGCCTACTTCGAGTGCCTGCACGAGGTAAAGCTGATCGTTGACCTGATGGTCAAGGGCGGCCTGACCGCCATGCGCGACTCCATCTCCAACACCGCCGAGTACGGCGACTACGTCAGCGGTCCCCGCCTGATCACCGCCGAGACCAAGGCCGAAATGAAGCGCATCCTGGGCGACATCCAGGACGGCACCTTCGCCCGCAACTTCGTGGCCGAATGCGAAGCCGGCAAGCCTGAAATGAAGAAGATCCGCGACCGCGACAGCCAGCACCCGATCGAGAAAGTCGGCAAGGGCCTGCGTTCGATGTTCTCCTGGCTGAAGGCCGCCTGA
- the cbiB gene encoding adenosylcobinamide-phosphate synthase CbiB → MLPGGVDSFSGIHPFLLVLAAAGLDRWIGDPRWCLHPVVVMGWWITQLRGFAERWFSHSPLGLRLAGCCITLLLVLGSGGCGWWLEQRSRDLPWVLGWPLLLVALASALAGRSLEQAVQAVLEALKNETELGPARQALSWIVGRDTQDLSRQEILRAAAETASENAIDGLFAPLFWMLIGAALWPYGGPGPLALAWGFKAASTLDSMLGYRRGTLRWLGTAGARLDDLLVWLPCRLVTFNLPFVQSSTARRALPLARRALLEGKPDPSPNAGVSQAIYAQCLGIQLGGVNRYGDQSTCKPLLAAGAQAPEPADVERLLALSRRLEGLWLLAALLVGAAVHR, encoded by the coding sequence TTGCTTCCAGGCGGGGTGGATTCCTTCTCGGGGATCCACCCCTTTTTATTGGTCCTGGCTGCGGCCGGACTCGATCGCTGGATCGGGGACCCGCGCTGGTGCCTGCACCCGGTCGTGGTGATGGGCTGGTGGATCACCCAACTGCGGGGCTTCGCGGAGCGCTGGTTCAGCCACTCCCCCCTCGGCCTGCGGCTAGCGGGCTGCTGCATCACCCTGTTATTGGTGCTGGGCAGCGGCGGCTGCGGTTGGTGGCTTGAGCAACGCAGCCGTGATCTGCCCTGGGTTCTGGGGTGGCCTCTGCTGCTGGTCGCCTTGGCCAGTGCCCTGGCCGGCCGGAGCCTGGAGCAGGCGGTTCAGGCCGTCCTGGAGGCCCTGAAAAACGAGACCGAGCTCGGGCCTGCGCGCCAGGCCTTGAGCTGGATCGTCGGCCGAGACACCCAGGACTTGAGCCGCCAAGAGATCCTGCGGGCCGCCGCGGAGACCGCCAGCGAGAACGCTATTGATGGTCTGTTCGCGCCGCTGTTCTGGATGCTGATCGGAGCGGCGCTCTGGCCATACGGCGGGCCGGGTCCTTTGGCCCTGGCCTGGGGATTCAAAGCCGCGAGCACCCTCGATTCCATGCTCGGCTACCGCCGCGGAACCCTGCGTTGGCTCGGGACCGCCGGGGCCAGGCTCGATGATCTATTGGTCTGGTTGCCCTGCCGGCTCGTCACCTTCAACCTGCCGTTCGTGCAGTCGAGCACCGCCCGACGGGCCCTGCCCCTGGCGCGGCGGGCCCTGCTGGAGGGCAAGCCCGACCCCTCACCCAACGCTGGGGTCTCCCAGGCGATCTATGCCCAGTGCCTGGGGATTCAACTGGGGGGCGTCAATCGCTACGGCGACCAGAGCACCTGCAAACCGCTGCTGGCTGCCGGGGCTCAGGCTCCCGAGCCAGCCGATGTCGAACGCCTCCTCGCCTTAAGTCGCCGTCTTGAGGGCCTCTGGCTGCTGGCGGCCCTCTTAGTAGGCGCCGCGGTCCATCGGTAG
- a CDS encoding sugar transferase encodes MSAVDSIPAESTASSWLRAQSKRGRIVKRVGDISFSLLVLILGSPLLLLLALVVKLSSKGSVFYCQRRIGRGYRGFGCLKFRTMRKDADRVLAAVLASDPVLRAEFERDFKLKNDPRITPIGRFLRRSSLDELPQFINVLKGEMSVVGPRPIVWDELERYGRTMDEVLAVRPGLTGLWQVSGRNNLPYETRVKLDLFYARNRNFWLDLGIVLRTIGVVLLPMDRGAY; translated from the coding sequence TTGTCCGCTGTTGACTCGATTCCCGCTGAATCCACGGCCAGCTCTTGGCTGAGGGCTCAATCCAAGCGCGGACGCATTGTCAAACGCGTCGGTGACATCAGCTTTTCGCTGTTGGTGCTGATCTTGGGCTCCCCGCTGCTGTTGCTGCTGGCCCTGGTGGTCAAGCTCAGCTCCAAGGGATCGGTCTTCTATTGCCAGCGCCGCATCGGCCGCGGTTACAGGGGCTTTGGCTGCCTGAAGTTCCGCACGATGCGCAAGGACGCTGATCGTGTCTTGGCGGCGGTCTTGGCCTCCGATCCGGTCCTGCGGGCTGAATTCGAGCGGGACTTCAAGCTCAAAAATGATCCCCGTATCACGCCGATCGGCCGTTTCCTGCGCCGCTCCAGCCTCGATGAGCTTCCTCAATTCATCAATGTCCTCAAGGGCGAGATGAGCGTGGTGGGTCCCCGCCCGATCGTCTGGGATGAACTGGAGCGCTACGGCCGCACCATGGATGAAGTCCTGGCGGTTCGCCCTGGATTGACCGGCCTCTGGCAGGTCTCCGGCCGCAACAACCTGCCCTACGAGACCCGGGTCAAGCTCGATCTCTTCTACGCGCGTAACCGCAACTTCTGGCTCGACCTGGGCATCGTCCTGCGCACGATTGGTGTGGTCCTCCTACCGATGGACCGCGGCGCCTACTAA
- a CDS encoding glycosyltransferase — MLAGIGPIALVHEWFTPRSVGGSELVVQELDALLQQPQLFALVDGESRRRGSWLQGRSITSSFVQRLPFGVSHVQQYLPLLPMAIEQLDLTGYPLVLSSSHLVAKGVLTGPDQCHLSYVHTPVRYAWDQMHAYLRQSALARRGLGPLIRAQLHQLRQWDVLSGQRPDQLLANSRFTASRIRRYWGRESTVVHPPVEVDRFRWDQPRDDIYLCLCRLVPYKRVDLVVEAFNRTGLPLVVIGDGPERARLQAMAGPNVRLLGRLPQDDVNNWLSRCRAYVYAGLEDFGIAPVEAMAAGAPVIALGQGGLLDTVRCIQRGDRQPTGLLFPDQQVASLVAALECFEQQRLWQQLPAERLRQWAEGFSPARFRARMEAVIEHSWNRHQRARQERSRALPVPMS, encoded by the coding sequence ATGCTTGCTGGAATCGGGCCGATCGCCCTGGTGCACGAGTGGTTCACCCCCCGGTCGGTGGGGGGCTCGGAACTGGTGGTCCAGGAGTTGGATGCCCTGCTGCAGCAGCCCCAGCTCTTTGCCCTGGTGGATGGGGAGAGCCGTCGCCGCGGCAGCTGGCTGCAGGGTCGCTCGATCACCAGCTCCTTTGTCCAGCGCCTGCCCTTTGGCGTGAGCCATGTCCAGCAGTACCTGCCGCTGCTGCCCATGGCGATCGAGCAGTTGGATCTGACGGGCTATCCCCTGGTTCTCAGCAGCAGCCACCTGGTGGCCAAAGGCGTCCTGACCGGCCCGGACCAATGCCATCTGAGCTACGTCCACACTCCCGTGCGCTACGCCTGGGATCAGATGCACGCCTACCTGCGCCAGTCAGCCCTGGCACGGCGCGGGCTGGGCCCCCTGATTCGTGCGCAGCTGCATCAACTGCGCCAATGGGATGTCCTGAGTGGTCAGCGCCCGGATCAGTTGTTGGCCAACTCCCGCTTCACCGCCTCGCGTATCCGCCGCTATTGGGGCCGTGAGTCCACGGTCGTTCACCCCCCGGTTGAGGTGGACCGCTTCCGCTGGGATCAGCCCCGCGATGACATCTACCTCTGTCTCTGCAGGCTGGTCCCCTACAAGCGGGTGGATCTTGTGGTGGAGGCCTTCAACCGCACTGGTCTTCCCTTGGTGGTGATTGGAGACGGCCCCGAGCGTGCTCGCCTGCAGGCCATGGCTGGCCCCAATGTCCGCCTGCTCGGTCGCCTTCCCCAGGACGATGTCAACAACTGGTTGAGCCGTTGCCGCGCCTACGTCTACGCCGGGCTTGAGGACTTCGGCATAGCCCCGGTGGAGGCCATGGCGGCGGGGGCTCCGGTGATTGCCTTAGGGCAGGGAGGCTTGCTGGATACCGTTCGCTGCATCCAACGGGGCGATCGCCAGCCCACCGGCCTGCTCTTCCCGGATCAGCAGGTGGCCTCGCTGGTGGCGGCACTGGAGTGCTTTGAGCAGCAGCGGCTTTGGCAGCAACTCCCTGCCGAACGGCTCAGGCAATGGGCAGAGGGCTTCAGCCCAGCGCGCTTCCGCGCACGCATGGAGGCGGTGATTGAGCACAGCTGGAACCGGCATCAACGGGCTCGCCAGGAGCGCAGCCGAGCCTTGCCTGTGCCTATGTCTTGA
- a CDS encoding DUF1651 domain-containing protein → MVIDPPLLCRRVLNGTSCPCGSPVLFKTRQHVRREQAEGMWKDLMRKGWKQVPAVWGPSAGDSWVGVC, encoded by the coding sequence GTGGTCATAGACCCCCCCCTCCTCTGCCGCAGGGTCCTCAATGGCACCTCATGCCCATGTGGGTCTCCTGTTCTGTTTAAGACCCGTCAGCACGTCCGCAGGGAGCAAGCAGAGGGGATGTGGAAGGACCTGATGCGTAAGGGGTGGAAGCAGGTTCCTGCTGTCTGGGGACCTTCTGCGGGTGATTCCTGGGTAGGGGTCTGTTGA